A genomic region of Nymphaea colorata isolate Beijing-Zhang1983 chromosome 2, ASM883128v2, whole genome shotgun sequence contains the following coding sequences:
- the LOC116246794 gene encoding pentatricopeptide repeat-containing protein At3g63370, chloroplastic, which yields MQGNLSLPHRSMATILNLRAGVSSAVHHPNVMMPMHSQPLGRSSLSPRPLRVPPLVSSSPSDVVRLCKEGRFEESFEAFDLFLRKNGSFSHLGVDVLSCLLELCASRGALFQGKQLHGRIVSLHGNVMDSFLGTKLVFMYSKCGCLEDAQHLFDEMPDRTVFTWNALIGGLVTYGQSVAALRLYGRMCQYGVLPDACTFACALKACGELNDVNCGRVVHGQAVKEGFGSSVFVLNALVSMYAKCDELDLACTVFDGISAERDVVSWNSIISANSQSGNSIEALRLFRVMQSDGVSMNSFTIVGILQACADLSLVRLGMEIHAKLVRLGLESSLYESNSLLVMYARCGKMGLASLVFRKMNSRDDISWNSMLSGYVQNFMYCEALDFFREMLQNGQSPDNVSIISVLSACGRLGNLFHGMEAHAYAIKFGFGLDNPVGNTIVDMYTKCSRMDYADLVFYRMPEKDIISWTTIMAGYAQNFCCLATIKLFREVQMLGVTVDPLMLGSILLASSGLDKIHYVKQIHGYIFRHNLFDLVLANALLDTYGQMRNLKYALDVFKSIAEKDVVSWTSIISSYVHNGLPNEAFNLFHEMGEDGHEPDAVALISILSAAAALSTMNRGKEIHGYLLRRGFTIEGATGNALVDMYSRCGTVDNAYKLFERIHDKDLVLWSSMISAFGMHGRGNAAILMFTRMQKSNVQPDRIAFLAILYACSHSGLVQEGKAYFESMLSDHHLAPWPEHYACMVDLLGRNNYLNEAYNFIKDMAVEPTAAVWCALLGACRVYGSTEIGSLAAQKLLELEPEKPGNYVLVSNFYAAAGKGKDVEKVREKMRQRGLKKDPACTWIEVRNKMHSFIAGDKSHPQSEEIYAMLAEIKVKLEKAGFMSQTKLVLHDVGEEKKVNMLYSHSERLAISFGLISTNPLSPIRITKNLRVCADCHEFTKFVSRVLEREIIVRDANRFHHYCNGVCSCGDFW from the coding sequence ATGCAGGGTAATCTGAGTCTTCCTCACCGATCAATGGCCACGATTCTTAATCTCAGAGCGGGTGTCAGCTCAGCCGTCCATCACCCCAACGTGATGATGCCCATGCACTCCCAGCCTCTGGGACGCTCCTCTCTGTCTCCACGACCACTGAGAGTTCCTCCCTTGGTATCCTCTTCTCCTTCTGATGTTGTGAGATTGTGCAAGGAAGGAAGATTTGAGGAGTCATTTGAAGCCTTTGATTTGTTTCTTAGAAAAAATGGAAGTTTCTCTCATCTGGGTGTCGACGTTTTATCTTGTTTGTTGGAGCTATGTGCCTCCCGTGGTGCCTTGTTCCAAGGCAAACAACTCCACGGGCGTATCGTTTCTCTGCATGGTAACGTTATGGATTCATTTTTGGGTACCAAGTTGGTGTTCATGTATTCGAAGTGCGGTTGTCTGGAAGATGCGCAAcatttgtttgatgaaatgcctgacAGAACTGTATTTACTTGGAATGCATTGATTGGGGGCCTTGTGACATATGGACAGTCAGTGGCCGCGCTCAGATTGTATGGGAGGATGTGCCAATATGGAGTTCTCCCTGATGCTTGCACTTTTGCCTGTGCTCTCAAGGCTTGTGGAGAGTTGAACGATGTTAATTGCGGGAGGGTTGTCCACGGGCAGGCGGTAAAGGAGGGGTTTGGATCATCTGTCTTTGTCTTGAATGCTCTGGTTTCAATGTATGCGAAATGCGATGAATTGGATTTGGCATGCACAGTGTTTGACGGGATTAGTGCAGAGAGGGATGTGGTCTCATGGAATTCGATAATTTCAGCGAATTCGCAGAGTGGGAACTCTATTGAAGCCCTGAGGCTCTTCAGAGTCATGCAAAGTGATGGTGTTTCGATGAATTCATTTACAATTGTGGGAATTCTGCAAGCATGTGCCGATCTATCTTTGGTGCGATTGGGCATGGAGATCCATGCGAAACTTGTTAGATTGGGCTTAGAATCTAGTCTTTATGAATCGAATTCACTTCTTGTTATGTATGCAAGGTGCGGTAAAATGGGTCTTGCCTCTCTTGTCTTCAGAAAGATGAATAGCAGAGACGATATCTCGTGGAACTCCATGCTCTCTGGTTATGTACAAAACTTTATGTACTGTGAAGCACTTGATTTTTTCCGTGAAATGCTGCAGAATGGTCAAAGTCCTGATAACGTCTCTATTATCAGCGTTCTTTCAGCATGTGGCCGGTTGGGAAATCTTTTTCATGGCATGGAGGCTCATGCCTACGCAATAAAATTTGGGTTTGGTTTGGATAACCCTGTAGGGAATACAATCGTAGATATGTATACAAAGTGCTCCCGTATGGACTATGCGGACCTTGTCTTTTATAGGATGCCAGAAAAGGACATCATATCTTGGACTACAATCATGGCTGGTTATGCTCAGAACTTTTGCTGTCTTGCCACCATTAAATTGTTCAGAGAAGTTCAGATGTTGGGTGTGACTGTGGATCCCTTAATGCTTGGGAGCATTCTTCTTGCTTCTAGCGGTCTGGACAAAATTCATTATGTGAAACAGATACATGGTTATATATTTAGGCATAACTTGTTTGATCTAGTCTTAGCAAATGCTCTTCTTGATACATATGGGCAAATGCGGAATCTTAAATATGCCCTTGATGTGTTCAAAAGTATTGCAGAAAAGGATGTCGTTTCTTGGACCAGTATAATTTCTAGTTATGTTCATAATGGGTTACCAAATGAAGCATTTAATCTGTTCCATGAAATGGGTGAAGATGGTCACGAGCCTGATGCAGTGGCCCTGATCAGCATTCTTTCTGCAGCTGCTGCTTTGTCTACTATGAATAGGGGCAAAGAAATTCATGGATACCTTCTTAGAAGAGGTTTTACCATTGAGGGAGCCACGGGTAATGCTTTGGTGGACATGTATTCAAGGTGTGGGACGGTGGATAATGCATACAAATTGTTCGAAAGGATTCATGATAAAGACTTGGTCTTGTGGTCAAGCATGATAAGTGCTTTTGGCATGCATGGTCGTGGAAATGCTGCCATTCTTATGTTTACTCGAATGCAGAAGTCTAATGTACAACCTGATCGTATTGCTTTCTTGGCAATTTTATATGCATGTAGTCATTCAGGTCTAGTTCAGGAAGGCAAGGCCTATTTTGAATCGATGTTAAGCGATCACCATCTTGCACCGTGGCCTGAGCACTATGCCTGCATGGTTGATCTTCTAGGCCGGAATAATTATCTTAATGAAGCTTATAATTTTATAAAGGATATGGCAGTTGAACCTACAGCAGCAGTATGGTGTGCTCTGCTCGGTGCATGCAGAGTTTATGGTAGTACAGAAATAGGATCATTAGCTGCTCAGAAGCTTCTAGAATTGGAACCAGAAAAGCCTGGAAATTATGTGCTTGTGTCGAACTTCTATGCTGCAGCTGGGAAAGGGAAAGATGTGGAAAAGGTGAGAGAGAAGATGAGGCAGCGAGGATTGAAGAAGGATCCTGCATGTACTTGGATTGAAGTGAGGAACAAAATGCACTCTTTTATTGCTGGGGACAAATCACATCCCCAGTCAGAGGAGATCTATGCCATGCTGGCTGAAATTAAAGTTAAATTGGAGAAGGCTGGATTTATGTCTCAGACAAAGCTTGTTTTGCACGATgtaggagaagagaagaaggtgaATATGCTGTACAGCCATAGCGAGAGATTAGCTATTTCATTTGGTCTGATCAGCACAAACCCACTATCGCCTATTCGGATAACAAAGAATCTCCGTGTTTGTGCTGACTGTCATGAATTCACTAAGTTTGTCTCAAGGGTTCTAGAACGAGAAATCATTGTGAGAGATGCTAATAGATTTCATCATTACTGCAATGGTGTATGTTCTTGTGGTGACTTCTGGTAA
- the LOC116248008 gene encoding stem-specific protein TSJT1-like, whose protein sequence is MLAVFEESVAKSPQELKSPVSDDASLKNGRALIDYFASNANGSVAINLGSSGSLAYSTDRQNPLLPRMFAVVDDIYCLFEGHLDNITLMKQQYGLSKTANEVGIVIEAYRTLRDRGPYPADQVVRDLHGKYAFVIFDASTKTSFIALDADGSVPFFWGTDLEGRLVFCDDSQLIKMGCGKSFAPFPKGCFFTTSGGLKSFEHPLNALKPMPRVDSQGQVCGATFKVDSSVKKDTGMPRVGSAANWSSQF, encoded by the exons ATGTTGGCGGTGTTCGAGGAATCGGTGGCGAAGAGCCCACAGGAGCTCAAGAGCCCAGTCTCTGATGACGCCTCCCTGAAGAACGGCAGGGCTCTGATCGACTATTTCGCTTCCAATGCAAACGGAAGCGTCGCCATTAATCTCGGCAGCTCTGGCTCCCTGGCCTACAGCACCGATCGGCAGAACCCTCTTCTCCCCAG GATGTTCGCTGTGGTGGACGACATATATTGCTTGTTTGAGGGTCATCTTGATAACATTACGCTTATGAAGCAGCAGTATGGATTGAGCAAGACTGCTAATGAAGTAGGCATAGTTATTGAAGCTTATAGGACCCTAAGAGATAGGGGTCCTTATCCTGCAGACCAAGTTGTCAGAGATCTTCATGGGAAATATGCTTTTGTCATCTTTGATGCCTCCACCAAAACTTCCTTCATCGCTCTG GATGCGGATGGGAGTGTGCCATTCTTCTGGGGAACTGATTTGGAAGGTCGTCTTGTCTTCTGTGATGACTCTCAGCTCATCAAAATGGGTTGTGGGAAATCTTTCGCACCGTTTCCAAAAG GCTGTTTCTTCACCACCTCTGGAGGCTTGAAAAGTTTTGAGCACCCACTGAATGCGTTAAAGCCAATGCCCAGGGTGGACAGTCAAGGCCAGGTATGTGGTGCAACTTTCAAAGTAGACTCGTCGGTGAAGAAGGACACCGGCATGCCTCGAGTCGGTAGCGCAGCTAACTGGTCCTCACAGTTCTGA